In the Entelurus aequoreus isolate RoL-2023_Sb linkage group LG16, RoL_Eaeq_v1.1, whole genome shotgun sequence genome, tttttttgcattgtaaaaaaaaaaaagtttacttcTGCAAAAACGCCTTAGTTTTGATACAAAAGTGACAATTGCCAGAGTATATGTTATTCATGGTGGATTGACTTATTTAGTCAAAAACCGAACAAGCAAATATTGTGATGCTCCTAAATGAGGTCTTCTATCAAAGTCTCATGCATGCATGACCGGGTTTGAACTACATGTTTTGCATTATAAAATACAGATGCCCGGGtggccacatcatttaacatggCCCACAACAGCCTGAAAATGTGCGGCAATAATGCACAAATgtattagatcagtggttcttaaccttgttggaggtaccgaaccccaccagtttcatatgcgcattcaccgaacccttctttagtgaaaaataaaatgttttttttcaaattcaagacaaagttatatgtttttggtaacactttagtatggggaacatattctaagtaataaagacttcatttagagttatttggttagggttagagggttagagccagggttagaggattagggttacaataaggccatgccaaataaggcattaataagaacttaataatgactagttaagagccaatatgttactaatttgcatgttaataagaaactaattaatggtgaatatgttccccatactaaagtgttaccatgttttattactgatgcacaaaatgaaccgtgcatggacatcaccttgttcaaataacaaaaccaacacagtgcataaactcacaacaaattacacacctgcaaatcagtgtgacttctgctgttgccgtatctgtaatacgccgatagggagaagtttttatttacaagatgagtcgggtgtgtcttggccTCCGCCGAacagaacccctagggttcgatcgaatccaggttaagaaccactgtattagtTGCATTCAACTCAATTTTAAATAACTCAAAGTTAAATACGTTTTTGGTAAATGATAATCAAACGAAGGGCTACATTTATATGGTTTTGCTTAAGAGTAGCCCCAgatgaaaattagtttgacacccctgacttacaggCACTGTTTTTCCTGAAAAGTTGGGTGTAATTTTGggtcatatattttttatatagctTTACTTTCCTGTTAAAAGAGGAGGACTGATTTCCATTTTACTTTCCTCAGGTGTGTTGCTGACCATTGTGGTGGCTCCCGGTTCGCAGAGACCAGGATACCTCCTCATCCTCAACGCCAAAGATCTGTCCGAAATCGCCAGAGCAGAAGTGGAGTGCACCATCCCGGTCACCTTCCACGGCATGTACAAGCCACAATAGCCACTTAAGCAGTGAGACATTATAATAAAGCGCTCCCTTCCAAGGTTCATTTCATGTTCATGTTTGTCCATAAGCATAATAATAAAAATGGTTAAATGGTTCGACAGTAAGTAGATGGTTTACTCCATGAGTCAAAATAGTTGTAGCCAACAGCCTAATTGCTTGGAATATTTGCAGGGATTTCTTGTGTTGCCACAGAAAATCCTATTACTATGAAGGTATTCAAACAAGCTTGTTGTTACGCAATTCTCATCGTTAAAGTAAAAGCAAATCTGATTAATAAGCGTGTCAGCTCTTAAGCTGAAGAATGTTGCAATCAAGACAGACAAGGTCCCTGAATGCAATGTTTTATGTTTTAACAAACAAAGAGCACCTGATTCAAAGATTGGATGAGAATTAACTAACTTTTGTAACACGGTCAGAGAGGTATACATTTAATATTGCTTATCATAACAATTGTACACATCTTTTGTTACAGCTCATGTATGTATTCCAGTGTGCAGGTGTATAATAGCTTCATTTATCTGTAGGTTAGAAGTATACATAATAAAACCAGAAGATTATCTTttcatatttattgtatttttttttccttttcacacacacacacatggggaCTGGTTAACTTTTccaacaaacaaaaaagaaataaaataatgatTACAGGAAACGTGATCATTCAGATCGGGTTTAAAAACACAGTAAAAAGGAAATTTGCTCAAATGAAAACTAATTTTGAACTGACACTGAACTTGGTTTGCACAGTGAGACATTATAAGTAAGCCTAAATGCAACAACAACACTAAAAAATAATAGCAAccgaaataatgacaaataaatgcGGAATCAAATGAGTGATGAGCAAGCTTGTGACCGCACACACTGACTGAACAAAAACGAAAAGACGTGTTGATAGTGCAAGGTTATACATATATTAATCATATATATAGTTTAAGATATTGTTCCTAAAGTAAAGTGCAAATCAGTGGATcagatgatgtgtgtgtgtgtgtttgtttaacTTGTGATCCTCTTGCTCATGCACCAGAGCCTTTTACACTGGCTGCTTTattaacacgcacacacacacacatactgtacaaacacacaccaaAATTACATTCACAACCTATTTTCGCTTATACAGGGTTTGCTGTGTATTCTTGTCTTTACATATTTACTATGGATTATATCCCTGTGTAAGGGAATGACACACCACAGCCAATTAGTATTCATAAATAGTATTTCAACTAGTAATAGTAGAATTGTGTAACATTGCGCTTCTGATTAGGGTGTTTTTGGTCAATAATTTACCGTAAAGTGACCACTGAGGCCAGCTCAAGTAGATGCACCCAAATCTAGAATTCTGAAACTTTCTTAGGGGTTGTTTTAAGAACAGTATCAGGTcaggggactttttttttttgaaagtgcAAGACAAGACGACAGCCAACCTTTATGTGTGTTTTTACGCTCCTGGGAGCATCAGTTGGTCTCGTAGGTGGACAGCAGGGCTGCATCGACAGGCTCCATGCAGGAGGGGCACGTGAAGGACCTCATGAGCCAGTCGTCTATACAGTCCATGTGGTAAATGTGCATGCACGGCAGGAACCGCACCGGGTCGCCATAGACAAAGTCCAGCATGCAGATCACGCATCTGCAAAACATAGCGCAGGttcatttttggattttttttagggggaaacaacaacaagacatGTAAATAAGCACATCAAGTGAAGTTCAAGTTTCTGTCCATGTCTGGAAACTTTTCATGATGGATATAAAGGGGGAAAggttatcatcaaaagattcactTTCTGCCTATTACACTCATTGTTGGCAATTTGTATTTGATCTACCGCTGTGGAGAAACGACGAGGAATTACGTCAACTGAAAATAAATTGCAGGAGTGCAAAGAGGAGATGGAGGAAACGATACGCAATCAGATTGTACGTCAACAACTCAAGACCTACAATAATACAGTCAAACAAGCTAGAATTGACCATTACTCACAATTCACCACAGACCATAAAAACAACCCAAGTTCCTCTTGTCCACATTTGTTAATTAAATTCAAGTAGAAATTAAAAATACCATCGGACGCCCTTTGCAGACCACTTCAGAACCAAGATCAAGGACATCAGATTTGGTCTCCTAACAAGTTTTTTTCCTGGTTGATGCAAGGCCACTTGATCGAGTTTTCTCCCAAGCAAACCCAACAACCTGCCTTTTAGATCCAATTCCTACAtcaattttttaataattttatggattccttgaGCAACCAGCTTTTATGCATAATGAATTGCTCTTTTCAGACATGGGTCTTTCCCGACTTGTAAATCCCCTTCTACGATGTACGCAACTTACAGTATTAAAACAACTGGTATTTAACCAAGTCAACGACTTTATAAATAGAAATAACATTTAAGAAAGACATCAGTCTGGTTTTAGGATGAAGCACAGTAGAcagcacttttaaatattttaaacagCATTAAGTGGAATTTAGATAAAACAAATCTCAGTGTTGGTTCTGCTGGACCCAAGTACCACTTTTAATAGTGACcaagggtgtctaaactttttgactAGGGGTGCCGCATTGGGCTTAACCCAAAAGCGGACCGAAAGCAAAGTaacatatacacacagtatatatatatatatatatatatatatatatatatatatatatatatatatatatatatgtattaattggattatccaaaaaaaatagtgctcgataccgtggtagagcgtaatatgtatgtgtgggaaaaaatcacaagactatttcatctctacaggcctgtttcatgagggtttcctcaatcatcaggagattttaataataatttatattaaatgtaaatatttaatataaatatttacatttaacggGGTCGGCCTCTGTTGCGAGGACGGCACCCGCGAGACCACCTGGCAGTGCCGTCTCGCTCGCCCTGGCCGACCAATCGGAAACGAGGCCAAGACGACCTGTCTGCCCTGGTTGTCCTGCATGGCCGCACCGTTGCTTCAGCGTTTAGGTGCTCTCTAAATGCGAAAAAAGTGTTTCCATAATGCTTTTGCGAAAAACTTCAATATCGAAACATCTCAAAAACCACCTCATGAGAGTGCAAAAATGTTTTGGCAATATCTgagaagtttttcaaaatatgagTGTTTccattgccagttttttattgcgatatttaggttttgcgcatTTCTAGGGGTAATGGACACGCAGCTACTGATTCCCCAAAATAGTAGGCTGAATATTTAAAACATTGCTTGTGTTAGACGTCAGACTGTGCTGGTGTACCTAAGTTGTGACTTTTAGGCTACATCAATAATTGGAATAGTATATGATATATTTAAAACTCATCTCCTTACTCTCTGATCTTTTTCTCCAAGCCATCCGGCCCTCCGTCGTACACGCCTTTGGGCAGGTGCTGGATCAGTCCGATGCGCTGGGCTATGCGGATCTGCTCCTCCTCTGTCAGCTGGGTGGCCAGACGGGCCTGGCTGGGCGTGGGATGGTACATGGGCATGTGAGCCTGCTCCTGTTGACACACCAGCCATTATCCACATCTTGTTTTACTTCACTCTCCCACATAAGGCGGCAGTCCGACGTGTCGAGTATACGCTAGGTCAGATAACAAGTCAAGTGGAGCAGTATCAAGAGTGTTGCGGACATTCCTAAAAAAGTGGTGGGCACCCAAACAAGGTTAAATGCTGCATCATTATTATATTCTATACAATTTACATTATGCTTAAATTACCCTATTGTACATCCGCAAatctgtctgttttttttttttacatatttgcatTAATTTTAGACAAGGTACATAAtaaatgtctttaaataaaaatgttgtattatAAATGATATTTTAAAAtactaaacatccatccattcattttctagcgcttgtccctttcgtggtcgcggggggtcgctggagcctatctcagctgcattcgggcggtaggcggggtacaccctggacaagtcgccacctcatcgcggggccaacacagacagacagacaacattcaaactctcattcacacactagggccagtttagtgttgccaatcaacctatccccaggtgcatgtctttggaggtgggaggaagccagagtacccggagggaacccacacagtcacggggagaacatgcaaactagtTATTATTAACActttcagaatttttttaaaataatgatctttaaaaacactttaaaaagatGGTAATCAATAAAAAATATCACATTAAATATCAGCACCTCAAACATCACAGATCCACAGTTATCCCAAAACAATTTGTTATTTAGAGGATGTAATTTGTTGTGTGTTTTTGTCACTAATCTACATTATATGTTTGTTACTTTTGTTGATTTTAATATTATATCTATTTGCTATTGTTTGTTCTCTTTGATAAGTAAAACATACtatagtttttaatattagtTATTGTTTATTCtgttttatatactgtaaatatacttaACTTCTGCGTttgcattatttatatataaatatatgtatatattttgaattttataaacatttatttataatatgcaacatttacatacaatcaagaaataataataaacacaacaagtacagaaacagtacaaaacagcgcctggGGGTTGTAgactcaaagtaactaaaatagaatgcaaaatatatatatatgtaacaaaatgtaaaaccgtaggctcacacaagttccgtaataatccaaatttggaacacagcatcctAGTTTTCACAGTTTTTTGGTTGTAAGTAGTAAAGAGCGTTTTAAAGTAcagttctaattattttttaaaggcacaaaaaacaagtCAGgtgttgagaaacttacatttatgaatgtaAATCTTtggcaatagtataatgaggttgcaaaggtaaaactccttttcaattttttttccatacagtgtaaatccaaatagaaaatgtatatttgtttttGGTGATAGAAAATAaacataatgacgtcacacactAAGCACCCAATCAGATTGTCCTGACGTCATCTCGTATACGACCCAAAGCCACTAGAGGGCATTATTGTTGGGTATCGACTAGTCATTGTTATGACATGTTGTAATTCCGTTATTAAACAGCGGCATTTACTTTTGGGATGGCATTTTTGCTTAAGCAATACAGTTGTTACTGAATAAATAAACTTAGAAAGTGCTTACCTGGTAAGGCGGTGGTGGCTCCAGGTCTGCATCCGTGCCGTCCACGAAACTCGCCCTGTCAGATTGGGATTCATGAAGCAGAGAGATGTCGTCCGATGTCGGGGATTTGAGACAGTTGCCCATATTTTCCACTCTCCTCCTGGTCCAGCGTTTCCACTAAAATAGACCTCTCGAAATGCTAACGACGCCCTGTGGGTGGCTTGTTGTTGTTTCTGATGTCACATAAAACAGGGTTAATATTCACTCCAAAGACACCCTACGCATGTTTATCTAACTCCCGAAGTGACTTTAAAGAGTTACTGGCTCATGAGTTTCAGCTcatgtttaaacaaaaaaaacaacccttcaCCTCAAACCCAAAACAAAAGTGCTCCTGCTAACGGCTagctggctagctagctagctacttTTGTCCACCAGCTGGGCGACTTCCTTGATTAGCGACGTTCATTTCTGCACTCGGATCGAATTCTGTGCTGTATATTTACGGCTCACTTCAATGCCACTTTTAAATTAAACTGTCTAGACATCAAACCGTGGCGACACTACCGTGTTTTAACCCCAAGAGTAACATTGTAAAGAGTTTAATGCTGCCTTGTCTTGCTAGCACCTTCTTTAAGCGGACATGCTAAAGAGTCGTTAGGATGTGACGTCATGATATAAGTCTTTGATGTGATTGGCTTGTTTCAGGGGATCCAAAACAATGCCGGGGTCCCGCCCCCTTTCCAATGACAACATGAAGGAAACTGTAATATACGtcacttttatgtaaataaatatataattatgatTTTATGGTAATCTTTCTTTTGGTTTGTAGTGTGATGATGTATAATTGATATTTTTCATGTTGTTTTGTATTAACATGAACTTGTAATGGTGTGATGCGTTCAAGTTTGTgggaaaataagtaaatattagtACAATGTGTAGATTATGATGTTTATTTTTATGGAGTATTTTTTATACGTGCTGCACTTAAAGTTAGTAAGGAAtgtttaatcaggaaaaaaattgATATAAAAGCAATGTAAAATCTAATCTCTGTATAGTGTTTTTACTGGAATAATAAACATTTGACTGGGTGCTTGTGTCCCATTAACATATGATTTATATGGTTTTACAATGCTGTGCAATGCtcaataaatacatgtttgtggacttaatgacacatttatttgtatttacagtTATTATACACttaaaaaccaacacttcccccCCCCCAGGAACTCATGATACAAATCTATCATGGTTATTTTTTTGGTAATATGAGTTTCACAGATTTGGCCTTGTCCCAGCGATTAAAACAAATACACACATTCAAAAACAATCATTTACTTAAAAAGCTTGCCAGCCTTTAATTGATTCACTCTAAATGATACAAACAGCATCTGTACATTATTAGTTAGTAATAAGAGTAATGTTTACTTGCGTAGTAAATGTACATAATGGCGTTCCTACAGTCATTGTCTGCAGTGGTTCATACAATATGCCCAAGGAAATTGAAGTGTTCCTGATAGGATTCCATCGGTAAAGGGTGTCGACCGAAATAAGCCAAACAGGAATGACGAAGAAGAAAGTGTTTAAAGGTTCAAGAGTTAGTGGAGGCATCATTGCGCAACAATGCTGGTTTAAGAAACAAATAAGCATTTCTCTCTATTATTCTACGTGTGCATTCTTATCTCACAATAAATTAAACAGAAATAACGCTTCCCGCCACTTACACTCCGTGCACAATTATTCTTaatgtagaaaaacaaatgcAGCATTAATAATTGTCAATATGTCTGGAAAAGATTGCGTTGTGTCAGCTTCTTGTATGCATTGACCACAATGTATTTACAAAGACGTATAGGAAAGAGTAGCCACCAATCCTGCGAAAATAATCCTTGTTTATAAAAACATCTATTGGCGTTGATTAATTTGTGTGCAGAAGTGTGAAAATCTTGGGCCACAATTAGATGGACACAATCCGTGTGTTTATCAATATTTGTTAGTAaccaggctacttcctggttcatgataGCAAACAGACGGGATGCATCACTATGATTCTTGTGTGCAATTTCAACAGTGAAGATACATTTCAATGTCTGCACCATAATCCAGATCCTCACCAAACttcctaacttttttttaaaatgtattttgcatAATCCTGTTAACTATATTTGACTATGTAGTGGTGGCCCAAGATTTTTGCACATTTAAAGTAATGTGCTTTATCATCACGTACAAAGCAGGAAGtagacttttttaaatgttttgtttgaacTACAATTCCAGGAAGAAGTGTTTTGTGTTGTTTCGGGCTGGTCCACACATGGtgataatgtactgtaaccatgacaacACTGTACATTGCAGCGTTGTCAACGTCTTCTCCTTCCCTAGCACCTGTCATCCTCTTCTGTGTCGCTGAGCGGGTCGCAGCCCACCACCGAGGCCGTTTGCGGCAGACGCTTTCGGAAATGTCCGTTGGGGACCTGCCAGCCAGTCCGCAAGCGAGGGCGCGCCGAGCTAACGGTGTTTGAGCGTCCCAGGCTGCAGGCCACGGCCGCCTCGAAGGTCAACGTCTCCATGGGGCCGGTGGGATCCGGACTGTGGTCCTCCTCCTGGAAGGCCAGGAAGGGCTCGGACGGGTAGCGGCGAGGTGGGGAAGGGTGGCGGCCCGCCTCGCCCCCGCTTTCGTCCCTCGCCTGGTCTTGCCGCGCCTTCTCAAGGCTGCCCTGCTCGTCCTCGTCTTCGCCGATAGAGGGGTCGGCACGGCACACCAGGGGGGAGTAGGAGATGTGAGGGCGAGAGCGGGTTGGGGTTTGCGATGAGGGTCTGCGCACACTAGGGGTGCTAGACTCGGACGTGGAAGGCACGGAGCTGTCTGAGCTGTTACCCTTAGGACAATATAAACAATGACTATCAGTGTTTTTAACTCTATAAGGGACAAAGTAATTGAACACCTCTTAATTGATCAACAAGTtgtagacattttggacaattttatGTTTTAACATTGAAGGAAAGGTATGCGTTGATGACTTTGGCATGGAAGAACTTCACAGCACTAACTTGATCTGTCAAATGCTCATCATTCAATCCTACCGAGATAGTTGGAAGCTGCACTGCACTCTGTAatgcatatttattttaattttcactTGTAGCAATGACCAGGGGCCTCTTTTATATAGGTTGCTGAACACaaaaaaagttgcattgacaggggtgtactgtatgtatataactTTCACTGCAAACATTGGtatttatagaaaaaaaaaaatctatgcagAATAGGTTGCATATTCCCACGCACCCTTTTGACCATGCGTAGAGCTCACGCAAAGGTTTTCTGACACGGGAATCAGTGACACCAGATGGTGTGACCATGAAATATTGCTCCTACTCGCATAAAAAACACACACTGCACTATAAAATACATATAGAAATATATTTCACAATGTATAAGCTTCCCTCTAATTCTTgatgtattgtatatgtatttgttATTAGATTATTAAATATAAACTTTGTTATGAATTtaggaaatgtttacatttttttatcaaTACATTTAGAATTTGGGAGTTTATAACACGGTTGGACTGCAAATGTTTACACAAGCACTATGTAATCTCTGTTATTATTACCACTCAAAattgtatatgataaacagttgtACAAAAACACATCTATTGTGCCAATATTATATTGAAACCATCGAGTATGTGGGCCAATTGCCCACAAGAGCTTTAAATATTGCTCATGATTATTACTTGTGTCATAAAACAATATGTCTCCTTTGTATTActtgaaattgtttttaattataaataaataaatgataaatgggttgtacttgtatagcgcttttctaccttcaaggtactcaaagcgctttgacagtatttccacattcacccattcacacactgatggcgggagctgccatgcaaggcgctaaccagcagccatcaggagcaagggtgaagtgtcttgcccaaggacacaacagacgtgactaggatggtagaaggtggggattgaaccccagtaaacagcaaccctccgattgctggcccggccactctaccaacttcaccacgccgttaTTAATTACATTATTTGCAAAATGGCAAACAGAAGGCTAAAACATGAAAATATTTTCCTTCATCTCAGCAACAGTTCTCAGTCACAGTGCAACTATGATTGGTCTAATATTGACATTccaattgttatttttattagatGTTGTCACAccacggtgagggatgtcttgcctactcagtggcctagtggttagagtgtccgccctgagatcggtaggttgtgagttcaaaccccggccgggtcataccaaagactataaaaatgggacccattacctccctgcttggcactcagcatcaagggttggaattgggggttaaatcaccaaaaatgattcccgggcgcggctacgctgctgcccactgctcccctcacctcccagggggtgatcaaggggatgggtcaaatgcagaggacacatttcaccacacctagtgtgtgtgtgacaatcattggtactttaactttaacttaatcttGGTTTTTTTGGGTCTTGTGAATTTATAGTTTTAGTTTGAGaaataactctcctctcgtttcaggtcacttgcccttccttatgtgtcatcagtctgacgtcatccctgattgtttccacctgttccccattaccccatgtgttttataagcccacgcctccctttgttctgtgccagaatgtctcGTGCATCTCGAGCATCATACCCAAGCCTTGTCTTGTCTTGTTATCCAGATCCTGGATTTGTAAAGTTTTCAAATCGCAGTGGTGAGTTCAGTTTACTTTTACCGTCTCTTCTTTTCCTCATTTTTGAGTGACCTTTTGTTAATTATTTCTCTAGGTAAGAATCAGCGTAAAAGCTTTATAGCCCGTTGTTTTTCCCTCCTTttggagcgccttttgttgtttaaatttcatagttatcgtatttttcggactataagtcgcagtttttttcatagtttggccgggggtgcgacttatactcaggagcgacttatgtgtgaaattattaacacattaccgtaaaatatcaaataatattatttatctcattcacgtaagagactagacgtataagatttcatgggatttagcgattaggagtgacagattgtttggtgaacgtatagcatgttctatatcttatacctgtagttatttgaatgactcttaccataatatgttacgttaacataccaggcacgttctcagttggttatttatgcgtcatataacgtacacttattcagcctgttgttcactattctttatttatttattttgaattgcctttcaaatgtctattcttggtgttgggttttatcaaatacatttcccccaaaaatgcgacttatactccagtgtgacttatatatgttttttttccttctttattatgcattttcggccagtgcgacttatactccggagcgacttatactctgaaaaatgcgGTATATTCCTCGTTAAGTGTAGTTAGATATAAATATTTGTGTTTCCTccttttggagtgattttcggttctTTCACATTTTTGTGAAACCTTTTTCGCCTAGTTAAAGTTTATAGCCGTTGTTTTATTGCCCTGACTCAAGAGGTGAAAAgtgaacttttcaaaataaaagcctgctggATTATTCCccacctctgcatctgagtcctatttttTACCCAGTCCTGACAGATGTGACGTAATTTCCGttgcgtccttgggcaagacacttcacccttgctcctgatgggtgctggttagcgccttgcatggcagctcccgccatcagtgtgtgaatgtgtgtgtgaatgggtgaatgtggaaatactgtcaaagcgctttgagtaccttgaaggtagaaaagcgctatacaagtataacccatttatttatttatttatttataatttatagcCCTCCAAAAATAATCCTGTTACGTTGCTTGGCGTAATAAACACCAATCCGAAAATATCGCCATCTGCTTTGGAGTTGCCATGTCCATCTTCTTTAATTGACAGTCTAACATGCGATCCATAGTCATAATATTCATAATCTATTCAGCATGTAAATTTATGGATGATTGTGGGAGGACACCAGGAAGGAACTTTTATGCACACCATTAACTTGTAGGTGTGATTTATAATGAGaagagtgtttttgttttttcctgcgcACGTACAGTCTGAGATTTTTGCTTACGTAATCTTTTACGTTGGGAGTTCACACAGTTTTATAAATGAGGCcccaggtgtcccaatacttgtgttCTTTTTGAAGTATGCACATGTCTTGTATACCTGCTTGTGAGGCCGTGTCCTCTCCACACTTGAGGAGCGTGACGGCTGCAGGCCTCGTTCTTCAGAGTTGCAACGGGACGTGTCCGGAGACAGAAGGTGGCAGCGCTCCTTGGATCGACCTCTCTCTCTGTCGCCTTGCTGCCGGTGCTCCGACCGAGACACTAAATCCATGGCAAAACAGGGAAAAACGGTCAATCAAATATGGGATGGATGATGCACGACACGATGATGTCACGACAACAGCATGGCTGA is a window encoding:
- the LOC133630776 gene encoding RING finger protein 11-like, giving the protein MGNCLKSPTSDDISLLHESQSDRASFVDGTDADLEPPPPYQEQAHMPMYHPTPSQARLATQLTEEEQIRIAQRIGLIQHLPKGVYDGGPDGLEKKIRECVICMLDFVYGDPVRFLPCMHIYHMDCIDDWLMRSFTCPSCMEPVDAALLSTYETN